Proteins from a genomic interval of Streptomyces sp. NBC_00820:
- the ctaE gene encoding aa3-type cytochrome oxidase subunit III, giving the protein MSVVATATTVETGHAHPSVNRPNLTSVGTIIWLSSELMFFAALFAMYFTLRSVTGPAHWKHMADALNVPFSATNTTILVLSSLTCQLGVFAAERGDVKKLRGWFILTFIMGAIFIGGQIYEYTSLVKEEGISLSSDPYGSVFYLTTGFHGLHVTGGLIAFLLVLGRTYAAKRFTHEQATAAIVVSYYWHFVDVVWIGLFATIYLIK; this is encoded by the coding sequence ATGTCGGTCGTGGCGACAGCAACGACAGTAGAAACCGGGCACGCGCACCCGTCGGTCAACCGGCCGAACCTCACCAGCGTCGGAACCATCATCTGGCTGAGTTCCGAGCTGATGTTCTTCGCGGCCCTCTTCGCGATGTACTTCACCCTCCGGTCGGTGACCGGACCCGCGCACTGGAAGCACATGGCCGATGCGCTCAATGTGCCCTTCTCCGCGACGAACACCACGATCCTGGTGCTCTCCTCGCTCACTTGCCAGCTCGGCGTTTTCGCTGCCGAACGAGGCGACGTGAAGAAGCTCCGTGGGTGGTTCATCCTCACCTTCATCATGGGTGCCATCTTCATCGGCGGTCAGATCTACGAGTACACCTCGCTGGTGAAGGAGGAAGGGATCTCCCTGTCCTCCGACCCGTACGGCTCGGTGTTCTACCTGACCACCGGCTTCCACGGGCTGCACGTGACGGGCGGTCTCATCGCCTTCCTGCTGGTCCTCGGCCGCACCTACGCGGCGAAGAGGTTCACGCACGAGCAGGCGACCGCTGCCATCGTCGTGTCCTACTACTGGCACTTCGTCGACGTCGTCTGGATCGGCCTTTTTGCCACGATCTACCTGATCAAGTAG
- the qcrA gene encoding cytochrome bc1 complex Rieske iron-sulfur subunit produces MSSQDIPEENLPAEQSAGHSAHAHGAVSVADEQNPFADPGLPPHEHRIQDIDERAAKRSERVVALLFTVSMLATLGFIASYVTIPRDKSIFVFPIGHLSALNFALGLTLGTALFCIGAGAVHWARTLMSDVEVAAERHPIAAEPDVRAQVFEDFRQGAAESGLGRRNLIRNTMFGALALVPLSGVMLLRDLGPLPHSSLRHTLWAKGKLLVNVNTGEPLRPEDVAVGSLTFARPEGLEETDEDFQNEIAKAALMIVRLQPNNIKDKRELDWSHEGIVAFSKICTHVGCPISLYEQQTHHVLCPCHQSTFDLSDGARVIFGPAGHALPQLRIGVNDEGYLQALGDFEEPVGPAFWERG; encoded by the coding sequence ATGAGTAGCCAAGACATTCCAGAAGAGAACCTGCCGGCTGAGCAGTCCGCAGGACACAGTGCACACGCGCACGGCGCGGTGAGCGTCGCGGACGAGCAGAACCCGTTCGCCGACCCGGGGCTGCCGCCCCACGAGCACCGGATCCAGGACATCGACGAGCGGGCCGCCAAGCGGTCCGAGCGCGTCGTCGCCCTGCTGTTCACGGTGTCGATGCTGGCCACCCTCGGCTTCATCGCCTCCTACGTGACGATCCCGCGCGACAAGTCGATCTTCGTCTTCCCGATCGGGCACCTCAGCGCGCTGAACTTCGCCCTGGGTCTGACCCTGGGCACGGCGCTGTTCTGCATCGGCGCGGGCGCCGTCCACTGGGCGCGCACCCTGATGTCCGACGTGGAGGTCGCCGCCGAGCGCCACCCGATCGCGGCGGAGCCCGACGTCCGGGCGCAGGTCTTCGAGGACTTCCGTCAGGGTGCCGCCGAGTCGGGTCTCGGCCGGCGCAACCTGATCCGCAACACCATGTTCGGCGCGCTGGCCCTGGTGCCGCTCTCCGGTGTCATGCTGCTGCGCGACCTCGGCCCGCTGCCGCACAGCTCGCTGCGGCACACGCTGTGGGCGAAGGGCAAGCTCCTCGTCAACGTGAACACGGGTGAGCCGCTGCGTCCCGAGGACGTCGCCGTCGGTTCGCTGACCTTCGCCAGGCCCGAGGGCCTGGAGGAGACCGACGAGGACTTCCAGAACGAGATCGCCAAGGCCGCCCTGATGATCGTCCGGCTCCAGCCGAACAACATCAAGGACAAGCGCGAGCTCGACTGGTCGCACGAGGGCATCGTCGCCTTCTCGAAGATCTGCACCCACGTGGGTTGCCCGATCTCCCTGTACGAGCAGCAGACGCACCACGTGCTGTGCCCGTGCCACCAGTCCACCTTCGACCTCTCCGACGGTGCCCGAGTGATCTTCGGTCCCGCCGGTCACGCCCTGCCGCAGCTCCGCATCGGCGTGAACGACGAGGGTTACCTCCAGGCGCTCGGCGACTTCGAGGAGCCCGTCGGTCCTGCATTCTGGGAGCGCGGATGA
- the trpD gene encoding anthranilate phosphoribosyltransferase codes for MSAVTPAGGDTAAVRSWPALLNGLLDGRDLSADDTAWAMDLIMRGEATDAQIAGFMVALRAKGETVQEITGLVRTMYEHANVIEVPGPAVDIVGTGGDGAKTVNISTMSSIVVAGTGERVVKHGNRAASSASGSSDVLEKLGINLNLTPRRVAEVAEEAGITICFAVKFHPSLRHVAAARSQLGIRTTFNVLGPLTNPAKVTSQAVGVANAAMAPIVAGVFAERGNSSLVFRGDDGLDELTTTSTSRVWIVRDGKVTEETFDPRDVGIELVPVEALRGGDPSYNAEVARRVLDGETGPVRDAVLLNSAAALVALRPTDAPLAEQIRAGMARAAESIDSGSAKRALERWVAASNR; via the coding sequence ATGAGCGCTGTGACCCCCGCCGGAGGCGACACCGCGGCGGTTCGTTCCTGGCCCGCCCTGCTGAACGGACTGCTGGACGGCCGGGACCTGTCCGCGGACGACACCGCCTGGGCGATGGACCTGATCATGCGCGGCGAGGCGACCGACGCGCAGATCGCCGGGTTCATGGTGGCGCTGCGTGCCAAGGGCGAGACGGTGCAGGAGATCACCGGGCTCGTCCGGACCATGTACGAGCACGCCAACGTGATCGAGGTCCCGGGTCCGGCCGTCGACATCGTCGGTACCGGCGGTGACGGCGCCAAGACCGTCAACATCTCCACGATGTCCTCGATCGTCGTGGCTGGCACGGGCGAGAGGGTCGTCAAGCACGGCAACCGCGCCGCGTCCTCCGCCTCCGGGTCCTCCGACGTCCTGGAGAAGCTCGGCATCAACCTGAACCTGACCCCGCGGCGGGTCGCCGAGGTCGCCGAAGAGGCCGGCATCACCATCTGCTTCGCGGTGAAGTTCCACCCGTCGCTGCGCCATGTCGCCGCCGCCCGCAGCCAGTTGGGCATCCGTACCACCTTCAACGTGCTCGGTCCGCTGACCAACCCGGCCAAGGTGACCTCGCAGGCGGTCGGTGTCGCGAACGCCGCCATGGCCCCCATCGTGGCGGGCGTCTTCGCCGAGCGCGGCAACTCCTCCCTCGTCTTCCGCGGTGACGACGGCCTCGACGAACTGACGACGACGTCCACCTCCCGGGTCTGGATCGTGCGTGACGGCAAGGTCACCGAGGAGACCTTCGACCCGCGCGACGTGGGCATCGAACTGGTACCGGTGGAGGCCCTGCGCGGCGGCGACCCGTCGTACAACGCGGAGGTCGCCCGCAGGGTGCTGGACGGCGAGACGGGGCCGGTGCGGGACGCGGTCCTGCTGAACTCGGCGGCGGCGCTGGTCGCGCTGCGGCCGACGGACGCGCCGCTCGCCGAGCAGATCCGCGCGGGCATGGCGCGGGCCGCGGAGTCGATCGACTCCGGGTCGGCCAAGCGGGCGCTGGAGCGCTGGGTGGCCGCGAGCAACCGATAG
- the qcrB gene encoding cytochrome bc1 complex cytochrome b subunit — translation MSTAANETNSSAAGAAGRSRGKAPAGERIADWADGRLGIFSLAKANMRKIFPDHWSFMLGEVCMYSFLIIILTGVYLTLFFHPSMNEVEYHGSYVPLQGQLMSEAFNSTLHISFDVRGGLLIRQIHHWAALIFLAGMFVHMMRVFFTGAFRKPREINWLFGFLLFVLGMFTGFTGYSLPDDLLSGTGVRFTEGAILSMPIVGTYISFFLFGGEFPGHDFVARFYSIHILLLPGIMLGLMVAHLILVFYHKHTQFAGPGKTETNVVGMPLLPVYMAKAGGFFFLVFGAIAVIAAIAQINPIWAMGPYRPDQVSTGAQPDWYMGFAEGLIRYMPGWEINFWGHTLVLGVFIPLVLFGLVLMAIAVYPFIESWVTGDKSEHHILDRPRNAPTRTGFGVAWVTVYLIGLVGGGNDLWATHFHLSINQVTWFVRIGFFAGPVLAFIITKRICLGLQRRDKEKVLHGRETGIIKRLPHGEFIEVHEPLSQEQLHTLTAHHQYEPAEIGPTVDENGVERKVKASERLRVKLSGAYYGEDNQIPKPSVDEYKEITSGHGHH, via the coding sequence ATGAGTACTGCAGCGAACGAAACGAATTCATCTGCCGCAGGTGCGGCGGGCCGCTCTCGCGGGAAGGCCCCGGCCGGCGAGCGCATCGCCGACTGGGCCGACGGCCGGCTGGGGATCTTCTCCCTGGCCAAGGCCAACATGCGCAAGATCTTCCCCGACCACTGGTCGTTCATGCTGGGCGAAGTCTGTATGTACAGCTTCCTCATCATCATCCTGACCGGTGTGTATCTGACGCTGTTCTTCCACCCGTCGATGAACGAGGTGGAGTACCACGGCAGCTACGTCCCGCTCCAGGGACAGCTGATGTCGGAGGCGTTCAACTCGACCCTGCACATCTCCTTCGATGTGCGCGGTGGTCTGCTCATCCGGCAGATCCACCACTGGGCCGCGCTGATCTTCCTCGCGGGCATGTTCGTGCACATGATGCGTGTGTTCTTCACCGGTGCGTTCCGCAAGCCGCGTGAGATCAACTGGCTGTTCGGCTTCCTGCTGTTCGTCCTCGGCATGTTCACCGGTTTCACCGGTTACTCGCTCCCCGACGACCTGCTCTCCGGCACCGGTGTCCGCTTCACCGAGGGCGCGATCCTGTCCATGCCGATCGTCGGCACGTACATCTCGTTCTTCCTCTTCGGCGGCGAGTTCCCCGGCCACGACTTCGTGGCCCGGTTCTACTCGATCCACATCCTGCTGCTGCCGGGCATCATGCTGGGCCTGATGGTGGCGCACCTGATCCTGGTCTTCTACCACAAGCACACGCAGTTCGCGGGCCCCGGAAAGACCGAGACGAACGTCGTCGGCATGCCGCTGCTGCCGGTGTACATGGCCAAGGCCGGAGGCTTCTTCTTCCTGGTCTTCGGTGCCATCGCCGTCATCGCCGCGATCGCTCAGATCAACCCGATCTGGGCGATGGGCCCCTACCGGCCCGACCAGGTCTCCACCGGCGCCCAGCCCGACTGGTACATGGGCTTCGCCGAGGGTCTGATCCGCTACATGCCGGGCTGGGAGATCAACTTCTGGGGTCACACGCTCGTCCTGGGCGTGTTCATCCCGCTGGTGCTCTTCGGCCTCGTGCTGATGGCTATCGCGGTCTACCCGTTCATCGAGTCCTGGGTCACCGGTGACAAGAGCGAGCACCACATCCTGGACCGTCCGCGCAACGCGCCGACGCGTACCGGTTTCGGTGTCGCCTGGGTGACCGTGTACCTGATCGGTCTGGTCGGCGGTGGCAACGACCTGTGGGCCACCCACTTCCACCTGTCGATCAACCAGGTCACGTGGTTCGTCCGGATCGGCTTCTTCGCCGGACCGGTCCTCGCGTTCATCATCACCAAGCGGATCTGCCTCGGCCTCCAGCGCCGCGACAAGGAGAAGGTGCTGCACGGTCGCGAGACCGGCATCATCAAGCGCCTGCCGCACGGTGAGTTCATCGAGGTGCACGAGCCGCTCAGCCAGGAGCAGCTGCACACCCTCACGGCGCACCACCAGTACGAACCGGCCGAGATCGGCCCGACGGTGGACGAGAACGGTGTCGAGCGCAAGGTGAAGGCCTCGGAGCGGCTGCGCGTCAAGCTCTCCGGCGCCTACTACGGCGAGGACAACCAGATCCCGAAGCCGAGCGTCGACGAGTACAAGGAGATCACGAGCGGCCACGGCCACCACTGA
- the qcrC gene encoding cytochrome bc1 complex diheme cytochrome c subunit, with protein MKKLSSRRRHPLAAVVVLLLALAATGGLYAAFAPASKAQADETSQSLTITEGKKLYEVGCASCHGTGGQGSSDGPSLVGVGAAAVDFQVGTGRMPASSSQMAQIPSKKTIYTQDQIDQLAAYVASLGAGPSVPTKSQFGPEGADIAKGGELFRTNCAQCHNFVGKGGALTEGKYAPSLEGVAPKHIYEAMQTGPQNMPSFPDTTLTEKNKKDIIAYLNAVNGSETENPGGLSLGGLGPVSEGLFAWIFGLGALIAVAVWVAARTAKAKKS; from the coding sequence GTGAAAAAGCTCTCCTCACGACGACGCCATCCGCTGGCGGCGGTCGTCGTCCTACTCCTCGCGCTGGCGGCAACTGGGGGGCTGTACGCCGCGTTCGCACCCGCGAGCAAGGCGCAGGCCGATGAAACCTCCCAGTCCCTGACCATCACAGAGGGCAAGAAGCTCTACGAGGTCGGCTGCGCCAGCTGCCACGGCACCGGTGGCCAGGGCTCCTCCGACGGGCCGAGCCTCGTCGGCGTGGGTGCGGCCGCAGTCGACTTCCAGGTGGGCACCGGCCGTATGCCGGCCTCCTCCTCGCAGATGGCGCAGATTCCGAGCAAGAAGACCATCTACACGCAGGACCAGATCGACCAGCTCGCCGCGTACGTCGCGTCGCTGGGCGCCGGTCCGAGCGTGCCGACCAAGTCGCAGTTCGGCCCCGAAGGCGCGGACATCGCCAAGGGTGGCGAACTGTTCCGCACCAACTGCGCCCAGTGCCACAACTTCGTGGGCAAGGGCGGTGCCCTCACCGAGGGCAAGTACGCGCCGAGCCTCGAGGGCGTCGCGCCGAAGCACATCTACGAGGCCATGCAGACGGGCCCGCAGAACATGCCGTCCTTCCCCGACACCACGCTGACGGAGAAGAACAAGAAGGACATCATCGCGTACCTGAACGCGGTCAACGGCAGTGAGACGGAGAACCCCGGCGGTCTCTCCCTGGGCGGCCTCGGGCCGGTCAGCGAGGGCCTCTTCGCCTGGATCTTCGGCCTCGGCGCACTGATCGCGGTCGCCGTCTGGGTCGCCGCTCGGACCGCAAAGGCCAAGAAGTCATGA